The Acropora muricata isolate sample 2 chromosome 4, ASM3666990v1, whole genome shotgun sequence genome contains the following window.
aaagacAGAATAGTTTCTATTGTTTCAAATGAGTTGATGACTGCAAAAGAAACGCGACTGTCATGATGGAACAAAGTCTGGCAAACCCAATTAAGTGAGTATGGCTGATTGGTTTATCAAATGTTCTCTTGAAATCAGTTTCATAGCCTGAATACTATAAATCATATAGGATGGGCAGCTGTGTATTTGTTGTCTCAGCAAACTACAGTCAGCCTCAAACGCTCTAGAATTAGGGGTTTATCATGATAAAAATGAAGGATTCAGCAACTGTTGACAATAATTCTGCTGGTGCACGTTGGATCAACCTAAGGTTCTTTGTTTTAGTATGAACTGGCCCTTTTTAATGCAGGAACTCGATATAATATGGAATAAGAATGTATTTCAGAACTATACTTTGGTTGGCGAAAAGGCAGCCTATTTCAAATGCAATCTGCACCCTAAAAGAGCTGGTTTGGGCAGCCTACATATAGTACTGAAATTTATGCTTACTCGTCCCCACCTGCCAAGGAAGGCAGTGGCTTGCGCAATAAACCACGCTATTTATTAAATTTACAAGGTTTAGCTCCCTTTTTCAAAACGCAGTTGACGTAAGATCCTTATCATTAACTATAAAGAAATCGTAAAAGCGGAAAGTTCCCTTGTTCTAGTGATTTCAGCGGCATCAAGGTAATTCAAGTGTAATGTCACAAAGGTATGAGTTAACATTTTGTGAGCCTCAGCAGAAAGAATTTCTCTAATTTGTCTGTTGTAAACTGAATGTTCCCAATGTGAATATCCATCGCCGTGTGCTCATCAAACCAAGATCCCAGATTCCTGGCATTTTTATCTGGTTCAATGCATTGGTTTGAGTCCCCAACGGCTACAAAGTTGATATCTAAGTCAGACAGCTAGCCAAGAGAACCAATAATCAAGAATTCCGTCTTAGGATATTATTTACCATGAGACTGTAAGAGACAATCCAAGCACGAATATCAGCAATACACTATTGAACTGTAAAATTTCAGTTAAAACAACTCCTAAATATTACTTCTGTTTGGAGGGCTCATAGCTTGATATATTATAACTATGGAGGGGTTGAAAAACTAACATAGCAGTGCTCATTTAAAGAACGATATTCTATACCccaacaacagaaacaattaagaaataaagacagaaaaaaacgaaaaccgCTGTGCTTGGCTTGAGAATCCATTTTCATGTTCAGATTTTTCAATAAACAGGTAAGTAAGCATTTGTGCCGTGAATCCGCAAGTGCTTCACTAAAAGTAGTGCCTTTTTGGGCAACATTTATGGatcttctttcttttccattTATATATAGTCAATTTGTTTTAAAGAGTGCGATTAGCTTCTCGCGAAAGACCAGAAAATGCCAAATCTACCAGATGACGAGTTCGTTCATGCATAATCGTTTAAGGAGCCGTATTACTTTAATACATGAAGTACCGCGTTAGCAAGTTTTTGCAAAACCAAGTTAACATTGTGAAACCCCAGTACAGTGAGAAAAGAGGGCTAAGAATTATTACATAGGAATTATTTTTCTAGCAGGTTCTTGTCCCAGAGGCCAAAGCCCAAAGAAGAATTCTAGAACCCCTCGCGTAAATAGGGAAAATTGGTGATTCTAGGCGGAATCAATCTCGATTTGCTCAAAGCGAGCCTGCAAGGTATATATTATTCTACTTTTTTACACAACAGGCTAAATTCTACGCGCGTTCCAAGTGTCGCTATCTATGATGTATTAGAGGAAAGACGCATAAATAACGTCACTGTtaaactttttcatttctttgtaaaattatttataGTCGTCAGTGACATACTCGCCTTGCGGTtctgtgccacttttttgttctttctacATTTCGACGTCACCTGTGGTCTATTGCTAAACAAACGCCGCAATAAGGccacatggaatctatttgttaaataatatATACCTGGTAGAATGACAGAGATGCTCGATGGGGAAGTTTCAATATCAGTTGTGAAATCATGGGGCTCTAATAACTAATCTAATCAAATCTAATCACTGTTACGTCAGAAAACTGATATCAGCTccagttgtctgaaaaaggtgTGTCAGATAACAGTCGCAAACTTCTTCAATTGACTACAATTATTCGCATAATAAACCCTGGCTTTTCCTCCCTCTTGAATTCATCGCTAAGTATGCATTGACAAAACCCAACACTGAATGACTTTAAATTTCACGTCGATCGGTGCAAAATATAAATCTAAGGTTTCGCAAATACGATTTCTATGTCTTTCATTGTCCGATCAATGATAACCGATCTGATAAATCGATCAGGCCATGTCCGTGCATGATTTTGTGTAATAATCACTGCTTTGCAGTTAATTGGAGGGATTCACTGTGATACACcttaaaaagaaaggtaacactAACTTCCTCATTTCTTTATCGCGCCAGAAATAAATAAGTGGATTAAGAAGCGAATTTAGCATAATGAACACACGAGAGAAGCTTACAAAGTAGACGGAGTCTTTGAGTGATAAGCTGTCAACTAACAATGATAAGAGTAAAAACGTTGATGGTATGAAACAGAAGATGAGAGAGCCGACCACATACACCGTTGTCTTTAAAGCCTTGTTTTCCCtcaaaaaattttgcacttcTTGCTGGGCTATTTGTTCAGTCTTGATTCGTTTCTTGTGACGAAGTGTTTCGCGGTACAAAATCACATAGGATATGGAAAGGAAAATTATGAAACCAGGCACCAGAAGAGCAAGAGTAAACAATTCCACATAAGGGGTCACGTACCTAAGAACCCATGTACAAAATGCGATGATCCAAAAGATTACCACAGATACCTTAATGTTCTTCTCTGTGATTAGGGAGAGGTAATGAATGGTAAACTTGATCGCTACAAGCCTCTCGAAAGTTACCAGCATAAGATGAAGCAAGGAATTGGAACCACCTGCTGCAATAGCTCGATCATGCCAGTGAAAAAGAATTGCTTGCGCCAAACTATTCATGTCTAAAACTTGAAACGTTGCAAAGAACACGTACGATGGCTGTGCTGTGACACCAATAAAGGCGTCAGTCGCTGCTAAACATGCCAGCATTATGTTGGCCTTGCTTTGAAGTCGTCGTGTTTTCTTCACGGCCATAATGACCAAGATGTTGAGTAGAATGGTAAAGGGACAAGTTGTTGTGGTTATGATAATTTGTATTATCAACACCACCCGTTCTGTGAGATTTAGCTGTAAGCCTTCATGCGatatattttttgaaaattgctttgAATTGATTTCAGACACGTTCATCATCATGGCCTTTTGCTGGAGTACTTTGTTCTGCACAGAATAAATACTTGGATGTGAATTGTATAATTATTTGGCCCTGGCGATATTCCTCAACTTCTTTCAGCGTAGTTAATTTGTAGGCTATATTGGTTTTCCAATGTTTTTCAAGTATGACTACGAAGAACAAATTGgtactttttcattaattttttttctccaacaATGGGTTTTACTCAGGGAATTGACTTTTTCAACAAGAGCAGCAGCGGTGAATACTTAAGTACTACTGAGAACGTATTCATTTTCGAGGGTCTTCACTGAGAGTGAACATTGAAAGCGGAAATAATCGGTTTTTAAAAAGCGGAAGACAATTGCTTCTTAACAAGATGAATTCATTCTTCAATTTCCTCCTGTCCTTTTATCAAGGTTAAAAGAttacatgaaaaacatttatGAATTAAATAGCAACTgctaaaacaaaggaaaagcagAGTCGGGCTTTCCTCTTGGTTGAATTCGAAGAATCTTTTTCCACAAATGTCTTCGCGtaagccaatttttttttagtttagcaCCCGTAAGGTTTTCACCCTTATtaacaccaaattttcgtgtttcccAAGGTTGCACCATTGTTCCCTTGGAAACTAAACCTTAAAATGTGCTGAATCAGGAAAAAGACAGAATactttttattgtttcaaatgaCTTGATGACTGCAAAAGAAACGCGACTGTCATGATGGGACAAAGTAAATTAAGTAAGTATGGCTGATTGGTTGATCAAATGTTCACAGCGTTTACTGTGGGATTCCTTGAAAACACAAGCGACTGCAGCCGACAACTTGATGTCGCCACATTTTTCGAGTAACAGGCAGTCAATTTTGATTGATAATACAAAGTACACCTTGTGATCGGAGAACTCAATTTGCATGAAATCGTCAATTTCACCGATGAAAAGCAATAACTGAGTTTCAATATATTTCCATGATGGTTTGTTAGCACTGAGTCAACTAGATTCTCGCTGCGCCACTGTGCTGGGTTTCCTAATGTAACTGTTCATTtgaacaaaacgaaaataaCAACATGATATTCGATTCAAAGCTTTGTTCACGCAGCAACCAGATTGACAATCACACGTAGTTTGATGCTACTGTGACGAATTTATCAGTGAATGAACGTGGGTGATGGGCTGGCTTATTTTGTAGAAAAATTATTCTAACTTTGCAGTTAATTGAAAGGACTCACTGTGATACACCTGGAAAAGAAAGGTAACACTAACTTTCTCATTTCTTTATCGCGCCAGAAGTAAATAAGTGGATTAAGAAGCGAATTTAACATAACGAGCACACGACTGAAGCTTACAAAGTCGACGGAGTCTTTGAGTGATAAGCTGTCAGCTAACAATGatataaacaaaaacaataatggtATGAAACAGAGGACGAGAGAGCCGACCACATACACAGTTGTCTTCAAAGccttgttttcctttaaaaaatgtttcacttCTTGTTGGGCTATTTGTTCAGTCTTGATCCGCTTTTTGTGACGAAGCGTTTCGCGGTACAAAATTACGTAGGACATGGCAGTGAAGATTATGCAACCAGGCACCAGAGGACCTACGGTAAACAGCACCACATAAGGTGTCATGTACCTCAGAGCCCACGTACAAAATGCAATGATCCAAAAGGTTGCCACTGTTGCATTAATGTTCTTCCTTGTGATTAGGAAAGGGTAATGGATAGTAAACTTAATCGCTACAAGCCTCTCGAAAGTTACCAACGTAAGATAGAGCAATGAGTTGGTAATACCTGCCAAACTAGCTGCATTGAAGAAAAAATGGCGAATTTTTTTAGCTAGACTGCTCATGTCAAGTAACCTAAATAATTCGACCAGGATGCTCGATGGCTGTACTGTGAGACCAATAAAGGCGTCAGTCGCTGCTAAACATGCCAGCAAGATGTTGGGTTTGCTTTGGAGTCGTGGTGTTTTCTTCACGACCGTAATCACGAAGATGTTGAGTAGAATGGTAAAGGGACAAGCTGTTGTGATAATGATCATTTGTATTATCAACACGAACTGTTCTGTGAGATCTAACTGTAAGCCTTCATCCGATACgttttttgaaaattggtttAAATTGATTTGAGATTTGTTTGTCATCATGGCCATTTGGTGGAGCCCGTAGCTTTAAAAGACTAACTTTGCCACTTTGCTTTTTACAAAATAAATACTTTGATGCGAACTATGATGATTTACTCAACTTCTGTCTACGTAATTAACTGGAAACGTATAACCATTTTCCAATGCTTTTAAGTATGACTTCAAAAGCAAATCAGTTCATTTCCTTCTAGTTTTCTTTCATCCTTTAACAAAGGCTTTTCCCCAAGGAAATTGATTTTTTGGGGCGAGGGTAACAACGGTGCACACCGAAGTCacgttgaagaaatatttattttcgaGAGCGAACATTGAAAGCGTCAATAATTGCTTTTAAAAAGCGGAAGGCAATTGCTACATAACAAGCTAATTCACTCTTCAATTTCCTCCTGTCCTTTATCAAGATTACAAGATTACATCAAACATTTATGAATTAAATAGCAATTGCGAAAGGAAAGGAAACGCAAATAAAAATTGGCGGTCGCACGGTCGCCAGTGGCGAGTTAAAACTGACCAGGGCCACCAAGACTTAACGGTTAAACGCCCGATGTGCCACTATGCTACAGAATTTCGAAAAGTTGCAATATAAAAAATGCGAACTACAAAGTTAACAATAAAACTCAATGTGCAGTTTAATTGGACTACCTTTCTCTTCGTTTCTTTGCCTGGACTCTAGGATCAtccattttggtgaatttttagtTCTGAAGTAGAAATTCCGAACCGTCTTAACAGTGACTTCACGAGCGATCCACGTTCACAACATAtagacgccattttgattttgtgatTACCATGAGACTCTGGACTTACCCAGAGTTCCGTGCGGAACGGTTTCGAAGCACATGTTTTCGCTTTTAGAACAGACTTTACACTGAAATTGGAATATTACTGGGggtattgtctttttgtgttcTTTCCTTTAAGTATACGCTCCGTTGAAGGCCATGGGGCGTTTattaaagtttttcattttaatctagAGGAAAGCAAGGGCCACTTCATTTTGGGACGGGCCACTAAGAATCCAAGTAAACTGGCCCGACTGGCCACCAAGCGCTGGAGTTAATTTTTAGCCCTGGCAAAAAAAGACGGAGAGAAAGCTTCAGTCGGCCCCTTCCATTtcattaaagacatttttgcgCATAATCCTTTTTTTCAGTCTTGCATCCCGCTGAATTTTTTACTCTTATAAACTCGTTTGATGCGATTTATTCGTGTTTTGCTTCCCTGTCGAGACGACACCACAGTTAACTAAAGCGTTCATTAAAAGGTGTTGAATCAGGCAAAAGACAGAATAATTTTGTTGTCAAAAGAAACGAGATTGTCATGTTGGAATGAAGTTACTTGCTTTCGCTGGCGAACCCAATTAAGTGAGCGTGGCTGATTGGCTGATCAAGTGTTCTCTTGAACTCAGTTTCAAGTACAACTCCATACAAGTCACATAGGATGGGCACCTGTGTGTTTGTCGTCTCAACAAATTCTACAGCAAGCCTCAAACTTTCTAGAATTATAGGTATTATAACAACAAATCAAGGATTCGGCAACTGTTGACAATAATTTTTGAATAAAACGTGAACGAGAATTTGCAATTCAATTCGACAGTTTTCACTGACATTACACGTTTTCGTTAATCTTCAATTGTCTGTGCTTGTTTTCGTCGGAAGACGTGAGCTTCTGTTTGTAGGAtactgaattttgattggttgttgACTCATTTCCTAAAAATACATTGAAGCACATCCAATTAGTGGGTGTTTTTCGTTTTAATAGccccttttcttttcttctcgttCTATTCTCTCCCAACGtccatccaacatggcggcaCGATATTTCTACACAGAGCTAAGTGGCTTCCCGCAATATAATAAGACGCTTGCAATGCAGACTATGTTCTTTCCAGTGAAAATGGATAATGAATCTTTCAACCAGATAATATTAACCGTCACGAAAAAATTGAACGTTCTcgttcaactaatttattcCACGGTGACTGAGTATTGTGCTAGTGCCATATCTTGGCTTAATTAGAGCACGAATATcgtttattattttaagatcaGTACACACGTGTCCGAGGGTGTAGAACCCTTTTCAGGAATACGAACGttttctgattttgtttttataattatttttcgtgtttttttcgtagaccgtgtattttaatttttccgtttttttgtttctttttatagccagaaattccgaaccatgagcggcgttacatacgtcgctacgttcaatgctgtgattggctcacggctttttcgtaaacaagtcacgctagtgccgttgccgacaagcaaactatgagccgagaacataaaggttatttcgaaataattatttcatgtataggatgatttcactaaaataagcattttaaaaactccaccgatactctcttcttttctccctttcgatttcgtataataagaagctttttcgagcggttttgagtagccgtaaatcagatcgagaatcattttcgatcggtgactgatatgtcactCAGTATGAAAACCCCgaagagaatccacatcccaggctctatttcattcaaaaagtcgctaaaaaaagcctggaggatagcttaaagcatattcaaaatggcggttaaaTTTAGTTGtgtaaagtacacttgcagcggagaaaacagctcgcgttttatgagtgtttggtgtgagcaattatgtaaaccgtacaggATATTTTCgagaaattcaagcatctttaaatggaaaaaccgcaagatatccaactAGAAGAGAtccaaatattatggacattgaaggcactacatgtggtcttgaagttccacatgggtATGCATGATTTCATCCATTAgcaagctgaagaaactttcaaagagagtcaatggtttacatgaaattaaaaggtaagtatggcggatcctagtagtttattgtgcgattgttcaaaaccaaaaaccgcaagaattatagtatgttcagtaacgaaaccacttccaaattaaaggtattgccacaaggaaagaactttggatgggacctgtgaaattcagccaccttaatctcttcagcgattgattaaacgatcatttccatacattttcctataaataagaacagagcacatggcagtgtttcgtcacgcttcgcaaggggtaacggttcggaatttctggctatgttCTATTTTGAAAGATAACGATGCGTACAATTCTATTCAATTGTGCAGTTGTGGAAGGAGATTGATTGTGTAGTTTACCGACTGGACCCTCACTCGGCAGTCTTGTAAGGCAGCGgactaaattaattttattcctaTGTTGAAATTACCACTTCTGCACCATTGGCACATCAACAtatttgataacaaattttaatgtttcattTCCCCATCGACGCGGtaaaacagtttctttagaaactaaccatTAAATTAACAAAGGAACAATTAAGGCCTGCGCAACATTTCCAAGTGAACAATTTTGGAAGACCCACAGCAAAATATGCTCTTGAATGTACAATCTGCAAGAGATTGTGGGATCCAAAAAATATAGCAAAATATATCTCAAAAACAAAGGACGAAGGTTGTTCGAAATGCAAGTCAGATCATGGCCAAAGTATAGCCGAGAATTTTTCTGATCTACGACTCAGTAGTTAGCTGTTCTACGATTTTACGAAAAGATTTTACGAACGAAAAGATCCAAAGTTCCGGGCGATTATACGATCCTTCCGAATCTACGATTCTGCCATTCCACGGGTTTTGCCTATTGGTctgaaacataattttttttaacttcgaaAGCCAGAACAATGATTATTGAGCCCAACGACTTCAATTTGTGGGAAATGTCATTTCACATCTAAATTTGGAGTACGGATCatttcaatattattttccGTCACTActtatatttttaaattcaactGTCTCATATTTTAATCCAGTTAACCCTTGTTCTAACTGAAGAAGGCTGGtctggccagccgaaatatatcAATAAAATTTATATTTACTTCGCGTTCTATCGGTTCCATAAAACTGAATCTCATTTCCTTCTACAACGATAACATTCACATTTATCTAACGTGCACCAGGTGGATTGTCGTCAACTGTTGCTTGCTAAATCCTAGAATGATTTTCGCCATTATTGAGACGGTGCAAAATAGCCCAACTTTGAAAGCTCCTGAAATCGGCATTTTCCACCCTAGAACTCTCAGAGTTGGAAATCACGTCATAGGCAGTGCACGTTCTCGAGTGAAAAGCACGATGATGGGAAAAGAGAGCAAATCAATTCAAATATGCGAAATATAGAAGACTAAGCGTGGCCTAGTGATCAGAGAACTCGATTTGAACTGATCGATGTTCAGTTTTACCGATCAAAAGCACCAACTGGGTTTGCAATTTAATTCACTCACACTTAGCACTGAACCAACTGGGTTTGCAATTTCAGTTACCCACACTTAGCATTGAACCAGCAAGATTCTCGCTGCCCTGAGGTGGGTGTCCTCATGCACGTAACAGTGTGGATTTGAAAGTTTTCAGCTTTGTTCAAACACTGCCTCTTACAGTTCAAGCCgcaaccaggtggacaatcacGCAGTTTGACTCTACTACTCTGATTATTCTATCAGTGCATGAAAGTGGGTAACTGGCTGgctaattttgaaaaaaaaaaatcattttaacttTGCAGTTAATTAGAGGGATTCACTGTGATCCATCTTGAATAGAAAGGTAACACTAACCTCCTCATTTCTTTATCGCGCCAAAAGTAAATGAGTGGATTAAGAAGCGAGTTTAGCATGGCGAGCATACGACAGAAGCTCACAAAGTAGACGGAGGTTACGAGGGATGGGCTTTTAACGGCTAATGATACAAATAAAAGCAATGATGGTATGAAACAGAGAACGAGAGAGCCGACCACATACACCGTTGTCTTTAAcgccttgttttcttttaaaaatgtttCCACTTCTTGCTGGGCTATTTGTTCAGACTTGATTCGTTTCTTGTGACGAAGTGTTTCGCGATACAAAATCACGTAGGAAATAGCAATGAAGATCATGCAACTAGGCACCAGAGGACCTACGGTAAGCGCTGCAACATAAGGTGTTATGTACCTCAGAGGCCACGAACAAAATGCGATGatccaaaatattgcaacagataCCTTAATGTTCTTTTCTGTGATTAGGAAGGGGTAATGGATGGTAAACTTGATCGCTACAAGCCTCTCGAAAGTTACCAGCATAAGATGAAGCAAGGAATTGGTAATACCTGCCAAAAGAGCTCGATCATGCCAGTGAAAACGAATTGCTTGCGCCAAAGTGTTCATGCCAGAAACTTGAAATGTGGCAAAGAGGATGTACGATGGTTGTACCGTTAGACCAATAAAGGCGTCAGTCGCTGCTAAACATGCCAGCATTATGTTGGGCTTGCTTTGAAGTCGTGGTGTTTTCTTCACGGCCAAAATCACCAAGATGTTGAGTAAAATGGTAAATGGACAAGTTGTTGTGGTTATGATAATTTGTATTATCAACACTACCTGTTCTGGGAGCTGCAACTGTAAGCCTTCGTCCGATACGTTTcttgaaaactgctttaaatTGATCTCAGACACGTTTGTCATCATGTTTATTTCGTGCAGGCTGCAGCTTCGAAAGACTGTACTTCTTTGTCTTGCACAGAGTAAATATTTTAAAGCAACCTATAATGAGACGGCCCTCTCAATATAACTCAACTTCTGTCAACGTAGTTAATTTGAAAGGTGCATCGAGTTTCCGATGTTTTTCAACTATGACTTGAAAAACAAAGTCGCTCCTTTCCTTTTAATATTGTTTCATCCTTCAACAAAAACTTTTACTCAAGAAAATTGCCTTATTTTAGAAGAACCAGCAGCGGGGAACGCTGAAGTCGTATTAAATGGATATTCATTTTGAGATTCCTCAAAGTCAAGATTGAAAGCGACGATAATTAACTTCAATAGAAAACGGAAGACAACTGTTATAATAACTTCCCTTTCCTCTTGTCCTCCATCAAGGTTACAAGATTACATCAAACATTACGGAATCAAATTACAAtcggaaaggaaaggaaagaaaagcagAGCCTCGATGAGGGTCTTTCCACGAATGTTTTCGTGTAAgccattttttttagttttgaccCTGTAGGGttttaacccttatcaactcctTCGATACCAAATTTGGCGAAgtggtaccacagtttcttcccTAACTAAACGCTTCATTAAAATGTATTGTATCAGGCAAAGAACAGAATTGTTTTCGTTATTGCCTCAAATGGGTTGGTGAAACCAAAGGAAGGTAGATTGTCAAGACGGAGGACTGCAAGTCGCTTTGCTTCCTCTGGCGAACCCAATTAAGTGAGGTTCTCTTAAAATTAGTTCTATCACCTGAATAGCATATAATGGTAAGCTGTGTTTTTGTTGTCTCAACAAACTATAGTAAGCCTCAGACTTTATAGAATTTTTTATAGGTGGTATAACAAAACTCCAATTGAGCAAATGTGAGAATGATATATAAAATGAAATGGTTGATAGAACCCACTAtgaactcggaaaaatccgagccccagatgggatttgaacccacgaccctccgtgatctgTTTCCGAATATTTGGGAAGAGCATCCGAATAGATCACGGAGGGTCTTGgtttcaaatcccatctggagctcggatttttccgagttcccAGTGGGTTCCATCagcaatttcatttcatataaCAAAAATCAAGGATTTAACAACTGTTGACTAGGAGCGCACGTTCGATCAACCTTAGTGCTCTAATCGGTTTGTCTTAGAATGAAGTGAACTTTTTTAAGAAGGAACTCGATGCAATGtggaataagaataaatttCAGAACAGTCAGATTTCGGCTGGCGAAACCAGCCTCTTTTATTGCACGCAAAGAAAGCTAGTTTGGCCATGCAGTTCACATATAGGGCTGAAATTTATTCTTACTCATCCCCACCTCTCCTTGACAAGAAAGGCAGTGACTTATCGGCCATTGGTCATTCGGTGATTGACATGATAAATTTTTCTGTTCCGAGGAAATCATTTCTATTTATATCGATAGCGTTCATTGTAAGATTGATTGCAAACACAAACC
Protein-coding sequences here:
- the LOC136913042 gene encoding histamine H2 receptor-like: MMTNVSEINLKQFSRNVSDEGLQLQLPEQVVLIIQIIITTTTCPFTILLNILVILAVKKTPRLQSKPNIMLACLAATDAFIGLTVQPSYILFATFQVSGMNTLAQAIRFHWHDRALLAGITNSLLHLMLVTFERLVAIKFTIHYPFLITEKNIKVSVAIFWIIAFCSWPLRYITPYVAALTVGPLVPSCMIFIAISYVILYRETLRHKKRIKSEQIAQQEVETFLKENKALKTTVYVVGSLVLCFIPSLLLFVSLAVKSPSLVTSVYFVSFCRMLAMLNSLLNPLIYFWRDKEMRRLVLPFYSRWITVNPSN